A genomic region of Streptomyces sp. R33 contains the following coding sequences:
- the yidD gene encoding membrane protein insertion efficiency factor YidD translates to MKYPLLALIKLYQWTISPLLGPVCRYYPSCSHYGFTAIDRHGAVKGTVLTGWRILRCNPWSAGGVDHVPPRKRPRWHEQLRSALRRSRNAQGA, encoded by the coding sequence ATGAAGTACCCGCTGCTCGCATTGATCAAGCTGTACCAGTGGACGATCAGTCCGCTGCTCGGGCCGGTGTGCCGTTACTACCCCTCGTGCTCGCACTACGGGTTCACGGCCATCGACCGGCATGGTGCGGTGAAGGGGACGGTTCTGACCGGCTGGCGGATCCTGCGGTGCAATCCGTGGTCCGCTGGTGGAGTCGATCATGTCCCACCCCGTAAACGCCCGCGTTGGCACGAGCAGCTGCGCAGTGCGTTGCGTAGATCTCGCAATGCTCAAGGAGCCTGA
- the trxB gene encoding thioredoxin-disulfide reductase, translating to MSDVRNVIIIGSGPAGYTAALYTARASLKPLVFEGAVTAGGALMNTTEVENFPGFQDGIMGPDLMDNMRGQAERFGAELVPDDIVSVDLTGEIKTVTDTAGTVHRAKAVIVTTGSQHRKLGLPNEDALSGRGVSWCATCDGFFFKDQDIAVVGGGDTAIEEATFLSRFAKSVTIVHRRDSLRASKAMQDRAFADPKIKFAWDSEVAVIHGEQKLSGLTLRNTKTGETSELPVTGLFIAVGHDPRTELFKDQLELDEEGYLKVDAPSTRTNLTGVFGAGDVVDHTYRQAITAAGTGCSAALDAERFLAALADAEKAHATV from the coding sequence GTGAGCGACGTACGAAACGTGATCATCATCGGTTCCGGGCCGGCCGGTTACACGGCAGCCCTGTACACCGCACGCGCTTCGCTCAAGCCGCTGGTCTTCGAAGGCGCCGTCACCGCCGGTGGTGCGCTGATGAACACCACCGAGGTCGAGAACTTCCCCGGCTTCCAGGACGGCATCATGGGTCCGGACCTCATGGACAACATGCGCGGCCAGGCCGAGCGCTTCGGCGCCGAGCTGGTCCCCGACGACATCGTGTCCGTGGACCTCACCGGTGAGATCAAGACCGTCACCGACACCGCCGGCACCGTGCACCGCGCCAAGGCCGTGATCGTCACCACCGGCTCCCAGCACCGCAAGCTCGGCCTGCCGAACGAGGACGCCCTCTCCGGCCGCGGTGTTTCCTGGTGCGCAACCTGCGACGGGTTCTTCTTCAAGGACCAGGACATCGCCGTCGTCGGCGGCGGCGACACCGCGATCGAGGAAGCGACCTTCCTCTCCCGGTTCGCCAAGTCCGTCACCATCGTGCACCGCCGCGACAGCCTGCGTGCCTCGAAGGCCATGCAGGACCGCGCGTTCGCCGACCCGAAGATCAAGTTCGCCTGGGACAGCGAGGTCGCCGTGATCCACGGCGAGCAGAAGCTCTCCGGCCTCACCCTGCGCAACACCAAGACCGGTGAGACCTCCGAGCTCCCGGTGACGGGCCTCTTCATCGCCGTCGGCCACGACCCGCGGACCGAGCTGTTCAAGGACCAGCTCGAGCTCGACGAGGAGGGCTACCTCAAGGTCGACGCCCCCTCGACGCGCACCAACCTCACCGGCGTGTTCGGCGCCGGCGACGTCGTGGACCACACGTACCGCCAGGCCATCACCGCCGCGGGCACCGGCTGCTCCGCGGCCCTCGACGCCGAGCGCTTCCTCGCTGCCCTCGCGGACGCCGAGAAGGCCCACGCGACGGTCTGA
- a CDS encoding GNAT family N-acetyltransferase yields MGRRLVPLTLDNLQDLPRRCRSCVFWELDPVSGEAAVKAGTPALEKEAWISAVLLDWGSCGRVVYVDDVPVGFVLYAPPAYVPRAASFPTSPVSPDAVQLITAWIMPGYQGQGLGRVMVQTVAKDLLRRGFKAIEAFGDARWEGPACLLPADHLLAVGFKTVRPHPVHPRLRLEMRSTLSWKEDVELALDRLLGAARKEPALRPL; encoded by the coding sequence ATGGGGCGTCGGTTGGTACCACTCACGCTGGACAACCTTCAGGACCTGCCCAGGCGTTGCCGGTCCTGTGTGTTCTGGGAGTTGGATCCGGTCAGCGGTGAGGCCGCCGTGAAGGCGGGTACACCGGCGCTGGAGAAGGAGGCGTGGATCTCCGCCGTCCTTCTGGATTGGGGTTCGTGCGGCCGCGTGGTCTACGTGGACGATGTCCCGGTGGGATTCGTGCTGTACGCGCCGCCTGCGTATGTACCGCGGGCCGCGTCCTTTCCGACGAGTCCGGTGTCGCCGGATGCGGTGCAGCTGATCACGGCGTGGATCATGCCGGGCTATCAGGGGCAGGGCCTGGGACGGGTGATGGTCCAGACAGTGGCCAAGGACCTGCTGCGGCGCGGGTTCAAGGCGATCGAGGCGTTCGGAGACGCGCGGTGGGAGGGCCCGGCGTGCCTGCTGCCTGCGGACCACTTGCTGGCCGTGGGCTTCAAGACGGTACGGCCGCATCCCGTGCATCCGCGGCTGAGGCTGGAGATGCGCTCGACGCTCTCGTGGAAGGAAGACGTGGAACTCGCGCTGGACCGGCTGCTCGGTGCGGCGCGGAAGGAGCCCGCGCTGCGTCCGCTGTGA
- a CDS encoding ParA family protein — MAGSVHREPDVEESDTVRSDANLAGPMADPVPGPRSESAREDVSRETSSPLVDNDTPIGRAAQLAVEALGRAGEGLPRPEQTRVIVVANQKGGVGKTTTTVNLAASLALHGARVLVVDLDPQGNASTALGIDHHADVPSIYDVLVDSRPLLEVVQPVVDVEGLFCAPATIDLAGAEIELVSLVARESRLQRAIQAYEQPLDYILIDCPPSLGLLTVNALVAGAEVLIPIQCEYYALEGLGQLLRNVDLVRAHLNPTLHVSTILLTMYDGRTRLASQVAEEVRTHFGKEVLRTSIPRSVRISEAPSYGQTVLTYDPGSSGSLSYLEAAREIALRGAGISYDAQHAHLGAGMNSTQSVAEGIQ; from the coding sequence ATGGCAGGCTCTGTTCATCGCGAGCCTGATGTCGAGGAGAGTGACACCGTGCGGTCCGACGCCAACCTCGCGGGGCCGATGGCCGATCCGGTCCCCGGTCCCCGCTCTGAATCGGCGCGCGAGGATGTTTCACGTGAAACATCCTCGCCCCTTGTAGACAACGACACACCCATCGGCCGTGCCGCCCAGCTGGCGGTCGAGGCGTTGGGGCGCGCCGGCGAAGGGCTGCCCCGCCCGGAGCAGACGCGGGTCATCGTGGTCGCCAACCAGAAGGGCGGCGTGGGCAAGACCACGACGACCGTGAACCTGGCGGCCTCGCTGGCTCTGCACGGAGCGCGGGTCCTGGTGGTCGACCTCGACCCCCAGGGCAACGCCTCCACGGCGCTCGGTATCGACCACCACGCGGATGTGCCCTCGATCTACGACGTACTCGTGGACAGCCGGCCGCTGCTGGAGGTCGTCCAGCCGGTGGTGGACGTGGAGGGGCTCTTCTGCGCTCCGGCCACGATCGACCTGGCGGGTGCGGAGATCGAGCTGGTGTCGCTGGTGGCCCGGGAGAGCCGGCTGCAGCGGGCCATCCAGGCGTACGAGCAGCCGCTCGACTACATCCTGATCGACTGCCCGCCCTCGCTGGGGCTGCTGACGGTGAACGCGCTGGTGGCCGGCGCCGAGGTGCTGATCCCGATCCAGTGCGAGTACTACGCGCTGGAGGGGTTGGGTCAGCTGCTGCGGAATGTCGACCTGGTGCGGGCCCACCTGAACCCCACGCTGCATGTCTCGACGATCCTGCTGACGATGTACGACGGCAGGACCCGGCTGGCTTCGCAGGTGGCGGAGGAGGTGCGCACCCACTTCGGCAAGGAGGTGCTGCGCACGAGCATCCCGCGGTCGGTGCGTATTTCCGAGGCGCCGAGCTACGGCCAGACCGTGCTCACCTACGATCCGGGTTCCAGCGGTTCTCTCTCCTACCTGGAAGCGGCGCGTGAGATCGCGCTGCGGGGGGCCGGAATTTCGTACGACGCCCAGCACGCCCATCTGGGCGCGGGCATGAACAGCACGCAGAGTGTGGCGGAGGGGATCCAGTGA
- a CDS encoding R3H domain-containing nucleic acid-binding protein has translation MTEGTTTAAAESGDTLTRLEQEGEIAADYLEGLLDIADLDGDIDMDVEADRAAVSIVSDSASRDLQKLVGRDGEVLEALQELTRLAVHRETGDRSRLMLDIAGFRAKKREELAALGAQAAADVKASGEPLKLAPMTPFERKVVHDAVAAAGLKSESEGEEPQRFVVVLPA, from the coding sequence GTGACGGAAGGCACCACCACCGCCGCCGCTGAGAGTGGCGACACCCTGACCCGCCTCGAGCAGGAGGGCGAGATCGCGGCCGACTACCTCGAGGGTCTGCTGGACATCGCCGACCTGGACGGGGACATCGACATGGACGTCGAGGCCGACCGGGCCGCGGTGTCGATCGTCAGTGACTCGGCCAGCCGTGACCTGCAGAAGCTCGTGGGCCGCGACGGTGAGGTCCTGGAGGCTCTGCAGGAGCTCACGCGCCTCGCCGTGCACCGGGAGACCGGAGACCGCAGCCGGCTGATGCTGGACATCGCCGGGTTCCGTGCGAAGAAGCGCGAGGAGCTGGCGGCACTGGGCGCCCAGGCGGCCGCGGACGTGAAGGCGTCCGGTGAACCGCTGAAGCTGGCGCCGATGACGCCCTTCGAGCGGAAGGTCGTCCACGACGCCGTGGCGGCTGCCGGTCTGAAGAGCGAGTCGGAGGGCGAGGAGCCGCAGCGCTTCGTCGTCGTGCTCCCGGCCTGA
- the rnpA gene encoding ribonuclease P protein component: MLSPENRLRRREDFASAVRRGRRAGRPLLVVHLRTSGATDPHEPGEIDPSTRAGFVVSKAVGGAVVRNRVKRRLRHLVRERLSQLPAGSLVVVRALPGAGDAGVDELARDLDAALSRLLGGVAR, from the coding sequence GTGCTGTCTCCCGAGAATCGGCTGAGGCGGCGCGAGGACTTCGCGAGCGCGGTACGTCGAGGCCGGCGGGCTGGTCGCCCGCTCCTCGTCGTCCACCTACGTACAAGCGGTGCAACGGACCCGCACGAGCCGGGGGAGATCGATCCCTCGACGCGTGCGGGTTTCGTCGTCAGCAAGGCCGTGGGTGGCGCCGTCGTCCGTAACCGGGTGAAGCGCCGTTTGCGCCATCTCGTCCGCGAGCGGCTGTCCCAGCTGCCCGCCGGTAGCCTGGTGGTGGTACGGGCATTGCCCGGCGCGGGTGATGCCGGTGTCGACGAACTGGCCCGGGACCTGGATGCCGCCCTGTCGCGGCTCCTGGGAGGCGTGGCTCGATGA
- the rpmH gene encoding 50S ribosomal protein L34 has protein sequence MSKRTFQPNNRRRAKTHGFRLRMRTRAGRAILANRRSKGRAALSA, from the coding sequence GTGAGCAAGCGCACCTTCCAGCCGAACAACCGCCGTCGTGCCAAGACCCACGGCTTCCGCCTGCGGATGCGTACCCGTGCCGGTCGCGCGATCCTGGCGAACCGCCGTAGCAAGGGCCGCGCCGCCCTCTCCGCGTAA
- the yidC gene encoding membrane protein insertase YidC: protein MDTIASLFSFITTPVSWVIVQFHSLYGALFGPDSGWAWGLSIVSLVVLIRICLIPLFVKQIKATRGMQALQPKMKAIQERYKNDKQRQSEEMMKLYKETGTNPLSSCLPILAQSPFFFALYHVLASIANGKTIGVINESLLESARQAHIFGAPLAAKFTDSEEKVAALGASLTDVRIVTAVMIVLMSLSQFYTQRQLMQKNVDLSVKTPFMQQQKMLMYIFPLIFAFMGINFPVGVLVYWLTTNVWTMGQQMYVINQNPTPGSKAQDQYLTRLLKHVTTHGDVKGRSKKKIVAAIVAKGPDRNDNERKFITALTKQGLAAQADGSVIKSVEATADSDAASGGAAKRQQPKRQSKSQRQTPPKPSSKK from the coding sequence GTGGACACGATTGCCAGTCTGTTCAGCTTTATCACCACACCCGTCTCGTGGGTCATCGTCCAGTTCCACAGCCTGTACGGCGCCCTCTTCGGCCCGGACAGCGGCTGGGCCTGGGGCTTGTCCATCGTGTCCCTGGTGGTCTTGATCCGTATCTGCCTGATCCCGCTCTTCGTGAAGCAGATCAAGGCGACGCGCGGTATGCAGGCGCTCCAGCCGAAGATGAAGGCGATCCAGGAGCGCTACAAGAACGACAAGCAGCGCCAGTCCGAAGAGATGATGAAGCTGTACAAGGAGACGGGTACCAACCCGCTCTCCTCGTGCCTCCCCATCCTGGCGCAGTCCCCGTTCTTCTTCGCGCTCTACCACGTGCTCGCGAGCATCGCCAACGGCAAGACCATCGGCGTGATCAACGAGTCGCTGCTGGAGAGTGCCCGGCAGGCACACATCTTCGGTGCCCCGCTGGCGGCCAAGTTCACGGACAGCGAGGAGAAGGTCGCCGCGCTCGGCGCCTCCCTGACCGACGTCCGGATCGTGACCGCGGTCATGATCGTCCTGATGTCGCTGTCGCAGTTCTACACCCAGCGTCAGCTGATGCAGAAGAACGTCGACCTCTCGGTCAAGACGCCGTTCATGCAGCAGCAGAAGATGCTGATGTACATCTTCCCGCTGATCTTCGCGTTCATGGGCATCAACTTCCCCGTGGGTGTCCTCGTCTACTGGCTGACCACGAACGTGTGGACCATGGGCCAGCAGATGTACGTGATCAACCAGAACCCGACGCCGGGCAGCAAGGCGCAGGACCAGTACCTGACCCGTCTGCTGAAGCACGTCACCACGCACGGCGACGTCAAGGGCCGGAGCAAGAAGAAGATCGTCGCGGCGATCGTGGCCAAGGGGCCGGACCGCAACGACAACGAGCGCAAGTTCATCACGGCTCTCACGAAGCAGGGTCTGGCTGCCCAGGCGGACGGGTCTGTGATCAAGAGCGTCGAGGCCACGGCCGACTCGGACGCGGCGAGCGGTGGTGCCGCCAAGCGGCAACAGCCGAAGCGGCAGTCGAAGTCACAGCGTCAGACGCCCCCCAAGCCCTCTTCCAAGAAGTAA
- the trxA gene encoding thioredoxin, with amino-acid sequence MAGTLKNVTDADFDTEVLGSDKPVLVDFWAAWCGPCRQIAPSLEAIAAEYGDQIEIVKLNIDENPATAAKYGVMSIPTLNVYKGGEVAKTIVGAKPKAAILRDLGEFIEAKAV; translated from the coding sequence GTGGCCGGCACCCTCAAGAACGTGACCGACGCTGACTTCGACACCGAGGTCCTCGGCAGCGACAAGCCCGTCCTCGTGGACTTCTGGGCCGCCTGGTGCGGCCCGTGCCGCCAGATCGCGCCGTCCCTCGAGGCCATCGCCGCCGAGTACGGCGACCAGATCGAGATCGTCAAGCTCAACATCGACGAGAACCCGGCCACCGCCGCCAAGTACGGCGTCATGTCCATCCCGACGCTGAACGTCTACAAGGGCGGCGAGGTCGCCAAGACCATCGTCGGTGCCAAGCCGAAGGCCGCCATCCTGCGCGACCTCGGGGAGTTCATCGAGGCCAAGGCCGTCTGA
- the rsmG gene encoding 16S rRNA (guanine(527)-N(7))-methyltransferase RsmG, whose amino-acid sequence MRYGRTVPVTEAAAELPPAPEEARAVFGEFFPEAVRYAELLADAGVKRGLIGPREVPRLWERHLLNCAVLSEVVPEGVTVCDVGSGAGLPGIPLALVRRDLKITLLEPLLRRTTFLQEAVELLGLDHVTVVRGRAEEVLGKVQPVHVVTARAVAPLDRLAGWGVPLLRPYGEMLALKGDTAEEELVAAKVALAKLGVVKTSVLHVGEGVVDPMSTVVRVEVGESPGGVRFAAKRAKAARTSRTRRRR is encoded by the coding sequence ATGCGGTACGGAAGGACGGTCCCCGTGACGGAGGCAGCAGCGGAGCTTCCCCCGGCGCCCGAAGAGGCGCGCGCGGTGTTCGGTGAGTTTTTCCCGGAAGCTGTGCGGTATGCGGAGCTGCTGGCGGACGCGGGGGTCAAGCGCGGCCTGATCGGCCCGCGTGAGGTGCCACGGCTGTGGGAGCGGCACCTGCTGAACTGCGCGGTGCTCTCGGAGGTGGTGCCCGAGGGCGTCACCGTGTGCGATGTCGGCTCGGGTGCCGGCCTGCCCGGTATCCCGTTGGCTCTGGTGCGGCGCGATCTGAAGATCACGCTGCTGGAGCCGCTGCTGCGGCGTACGACCTTCCTGCAGGAGGCCGTGGAGCTGCTGGGCCTGGACCATGTCACGGTGGTGCGTGGCAGGGCCGAGGAGGTCCTCGGCAAGGTGCAGCCGGTGCATGTGGTGACGGCGCGCGCCGTGGCTCCGCTGGACCGGCTTGCGGGCTGGGGCGTGCCCCTGCTGCGCCCGTACGGGGAGATGCTGGCCCTGAAGGGCGACACCGCCGAGGAGGAGCTGGTGGCGGCGAAGGTCGCGCTGGCGAAGCTGGGTGTGGTGAAGACCTCGGTGCTGCACGTGGGCGAGGGTGTGGTGGATCCCATGTCGACGGTGGTCCGGGTCGAGGTCGGAGAAAGCCCCGGTGGGGTGAGGTTCGCGGCCAAGCGGGCTAAGGCCGCTCGCACCAGCCGGACCCGTCGGCGTCGCTGA
- a CDS encoding anti-sigma factor has product MTPATGTIRHPDVSEISDLTEGLLSPVRTAEVRRHLGDCPLCADVHASLEEIRALLGTLPGPPRMPSDIAGRIDAALAAEALLDSTTPRAGAAQASEPGTPHDVSRETSPAAPAGPGTRRPAGHPAGATGPGRRRARRRIAVIAGLAGAAACALGIFLAGNLLGTGSPDTAARKSGTSTAAEAPTDGTYTAQGLQGSVHRLLVPGQGAKTSPQGEQPNNTYGLENTTPSPGLAPGDRNRTESSPVPPCVQGATGRPDTPLAAEQGNYEGTEVYLLVLPHPGDSARVDAYLVGTECTNTPSAGPSKPLLTRTYPRS; this is encoded by the coding sequence GTGACTCCCGCAACCGGCACGATCCGGCACCCTGACGTCTCGGAGATCTCCGACCTGACCGAAGGGCTCCTGTCCCCGGTCCGGACCGCCGAGGTACGCCGCCATCTGGGCGACTGCCCGCTGTGCGCCGACGTCCACGCCTCCTTGGAGGAGATCCGGGCGCTCCTCGGCACCTTGCCGGGGCCCCCTCGCATGCCCTCCGACATCGCCGGGCGTATCGACGCCGCCCTCGCCGCCGAGGCCCTCCTCGACTCCACCACGCCCAGGGCGGGGGCCGCCCAGGCCTCCGAGCCCGGCACGCCGCACGATGTTTCACGTGAAACATCGCCTGCCGCACCCGCCGGTCCGGGTACGCGGCGGCCCGCCGGTCACCCGGCCGGAGCAACCGGCCCAGGACGCCGCCGCGCCCGCCGCCGCATCGCCGTCATCGCGGGCCTCGCCGGAGCAGCCGCCTGCGCCCTCGGCATCTTCCTTGCGGGCAACCTGCTCGGAACCGGCTCCCCGGACACCGCCGCCCGCAAATCCGGCACGAGCACGGCTGCCGAGGCCCCCACGGACGGTACGTACACCGCGCAGGGCCTCCAGGGCAGCGTCCACCGGCTCCTGGTCCCCGGGCAGGGCGCCAAGACCTCGCCGCAGGGAGAACAGCCGAACAACACGTACGGGTTGGAGAACACCACTCCCTCACCTGGGCTGGCCCCCGGTGACCGCAACCGCACGGAATCCTCCCCGGTCCCGCCCTGCGTCCAGGGCGCCACCGGTCGCCCCGACACCCCGCTCGCCGCCGAGCAGGGCAACTACGAGGGCACCGAGGTATACCTCCTCGTACTGCCGCACCCCGGCGACTCTGCCCGTGTGGACGCCTACCTCGTGGGTACCGAGTGCACGAACACCCCATCGGCCGGCCCCAGCAAACCGTTGCTGACCAGGACATACCCCCGGAGCTGA
- the dnaA gene encoding chromosomal replication initiator protein DnaA codes for MPPHCAQAVDNDLNRTRRPDYRCLIPDFLSRPSQRTTHSWDPCERACSVADVPADLAAVWPRVLEKLLGEGQQAIEPKDKQWVERCQPLALVADTALLAVPNEYGKRVLEGRLAPLISDALSRECGRPIRIAITVDDSAGEPAPLAAPAQQRPESYEPYGGQRPGGPADDQLPTARPAYPDYQQSRPEPGSWPRGGQQDDYGWQQPRLGGFPERDPYASPQPGYLQQSEPGGYEQGGYEQQQYEQQQYEPRQQQSHQYEQQQYEQPAPRPAPGRPAPPPAPSGGSTSGPLEPTARLNPKYLFDTFVIGASNRFAHAAAVAVAEAPAKAYNPLFIYGESGLGKTHLLHAIGHYARSLYPGTRVRYVSSEEFTNEFINSIRDGKGDAFRKRYREMDILLVDDIQFLASKESTQEEFFHTFNTLHNANKQIVLSSDRPPKQLVTLEDRLRNRFEWGLITDVQPPELETRIAILRKKAVQEQLNAPPEVLEFIASRISRNIRELEGALIRVTAFASLNRQPVDLGLTEDVLKNLIPGGEDSAPEITASDIMAATADYFGLTVDDLCGSSRSRVLVTARQIAMYLCRELTDLSLPKIGAQFGGRDHTTVMHADRKIRALMAERRSIYNQVTELTNRIKNG; via the coding sequence GTGCCCCCACACTGTGCACAGGCTGTGGACAACGACTTGAACCGTACCCGTCGGCCTGACTACCGTTGTCTGATCCCGGATTTTTTGTCCCGACCGTCCCAAAGAACCACACATTCGTGGGACCCCTGTGAGAGAGCGTGCTCTGTGGCTGACGTACCTGCCGATCTTGCCGCAGTGTGGCCAAGGGTGCTCGAAAAGCTCCTCGGGGAGGGACAGCAGGCGATCGAACCCAAGGACAAGCAGTGGGTCGAACGCTGTCAGCCCCTGGCTCTCGTCGCCGACACCGCGCTCCTCGCCGTCCCCAACGAGTACGGCAAGCGCGTCCTGGAGGGCCGGCTCGCCCCGCTGATCAGCGATGCGCTCAGCCGTGAGTGCGGCCGCCCGATCCGCATCGCCATCACCGTGGACGACTCCGCCGGCGAGCCCGCGCCCCTGGCCGCCCCCGCGCAGCAGCGCCCCGAGTCGTACGAGCCGTACGGCGGCCAGCGCCCCGGTGGCCCGGCCGACGACCAGCTCCCGACCGCCCGCCCCGCCTACCCGGACTACCAGCAGTCGCGCCCCGAGCCCGGCTCCTGGCCCCGCGGCGGCCAGCAGGACGACTACGGCTGGCAGCAGCCGCGCCTCGGCGGCTTCCCCGAGCGCGACCCGTACGCCTCCCCGCAGCCGGGCTACCTCCAGCAGTCCGAGCCGGGCGGCTACGAACAGGGCGGCTACGAACAGCAGCAGTACGAGCAGCAGCAGTACGAGCCCCGCCAGCAGCAGTCCCATCAGTACGAACAGCAGCAGTACGAGCAGCCGGCCCCGCGCCCGGCGCCCGGCCGGCCCGCGCCGCCCCCGGCCCCGTCCGGCGGCTCCACCTCGGGCCCGCTCGAGCCGACCGCCCGGCTGAACCCCAAGTACCTGTTCGACACCTTCGTCATCGGCGCCTCCAACCGCTTCGCGCACGCCGCCGCGGTGGCCGTCGCCGAAGCGCCCGCCAAGGCGTACAACCCCCTCTTCATCTACGGGGAATCGGGTCTTGGCAAAACGCATCTGCTGCACGCCATCGGGCACTACGCGCGGAGTCTCTACCCCGGCACCCGGGTGCGGTACGTGAGCTCCGAGGAGTTCACCAACGAGTTCATCAACTCGATCCGCGACGGCAAGGGCGACGCGTTCCGCAAGCGCTACCGCGAGATGGACATCCTGCTCGTCGACGACATCCAGTTCCTCGCGAGCAAGGAGTCGACGCAGGAGGAGTTCTTCCACACCTTCAACACGCTCCACAACGCCAACAAGCAGATCGTGCTGTCCTCCGACCGGCCGCCCAAGCAGCTCGTCACCCTCGAGGACCGGCTCCGCAACCGCTTCGAGTGGGGCCTGATCACCGACGTCCAGCCGCCCGAGCTGGAGACCCGTATCGCGATCCTGCGCAAGAAGGCCGTCCAGGAGCAGCTCAACGCCCCGCCGGAGGTACTGGAGTTCATCGCCTCCCGCATCTCGCGCAACATCCGCGAGCTGGAGGGGGCGCTGATCCGGGTCACGGCCTTCGCGAGCCTGAACCGGCAGCCGGTCGACCTGGGCCTGACCGAGGACGTCCTCAAGAACCTGATCCCCGGCGGCGAGGACTCCGCGCCCGAGATCACCGCGTCGGACATCATGGCGGCCACCGCCGACTACTTCGGCCTCACCGTGGACGACCTGTGCGGCTCCTCGCGCAGCCGCGTCCTGGTCACCGCCCGGCAGATCGCCATGTACCTGTGCCGGGAGCTCACGGACCTGTCCCTGCCCAAGATCGGGGCGCAGTTCGGCGGCCGCGACCACACCACCGTCATGCACGCGGACCGCAAGATCCGCGCGCTGATGGCGGAGCGGCGCTCCATCTACAACCAGGTCACCGAGCTCACCAACCGCATCAAGAACGGCTGA
- a CDS encoding ParB/RepB/Spo0J family partition protein — MSERRRGLGRGLGALIPAAPQEKTPPVTGAGSTSPSAVPVMTSERGIAAAKLASLAQADVSRETSTVAVAVADEPAAWEPEANVVAGATFAELPMDAITPNPRQPREVFDEDALAELVTSIQEVGLLQPVVVRQSAPGRYELIMGERRWRACREAGLERIPAIIRATDDEKLLLDALLENLHRAQLNPLEEAAAYDQLLQDFNCTHDQLADRIGRSRPQVSNTLRLLKLSPPVQRRVAAGVLSAGHARALLSVEESEVQDRLAHRIVAEGLSVRAVEEIVSLMGSEPSGAVKPKGPRAGARVAPALSELATRLSDRFETRVKVDLGQKKGKITVEFASMEDLERILGTLAPGEGRVLEQGLSGE, encoded by the coding sequence GTGAGTGAGCGACGTAGAGGTCTGGGACGGGGGCTCGGTGCGCTGATCCCCGCAGCTCCGCAGGAGAAGACGCCGCCGGTGACCGGTGCCGGGTCGACGTCCCCGTCGGCGGTGCCGGTCATGACATCGGAGCGCGGAATCGCGGCGGCGAAGCTGGCTTCGCTGGCGCAGGCGGATGTTTCACGTGAAACATCGACGGTTGCGGTCGCAGTGGCGGATGAGCCGGCGGCATGGGAGCCGGAGGCCAATGTGGTCGCCGGGGCGACGTTCGCCGAGCTTCCGATGGATGCGATCACGCCGAACCCGCGGCAGCCCCGTGAGGTCTTCGACGAGGACGCGCTGGCGGAGCTCGTGACCTCCATCCAGGAGGTGGGTCTGCTGCAGCCGGTGGTGGTGCGGCAGTCGGCTCCGGGCCGCTACGAGCTCATCATGGGCGAGCGCCGTTGGCGGGCGTGCCGGGAGGCCGGGCTGGAGCGCATTCCGGCGATCATCCGCGCGACGGACGACGAGAAGCTGCTGCTGGACGCACTGCTCGAGAACCTGCACCGGGCGCAGCTGAACCCGCTGGAGGAGGCGGCTGCGTACGACCAGCTGCTCCAGGACTTCAACTGCACGCATGACCAGCTGGCGGACCGGATCGGGCGCTCGCGCCCGCAGGTGTCGAACACGCTGCGTCTGCTGAAGCTGTCGCCGCCGGTGCAGCGCCGCGTGGCCGCGGGTGTGCTCTCCGCGGGACATGCGCGGGCACTGCTGTCGGTGGAGGAGTCCGAGGTCCAGGACCGTCTGGCACACCGCATCGTGGCCGAGGGCCTGTCGGTGCGCGCGGTCGAGGAGATCGTGTCGCTGATGGGCTCGGAGCCCTCCGGAGCCGTGAAGCCGAAGGGTCCGCGGGCGGGAGCCCGGGTGGCTCCGGCGCTCAGCGAGCTGGCGACGCGGCTGTCGGACCGGTTCGAGACCCGCGTGAAGGTGGATCTGGGCCAGAAGAAGGGGAAGATCACCGTCGAGTTCGCCTCGATGGAGGATCTGGAGCGGATTCTGGGGACGCTGGCACCGGGCGAGGGCCGGGTCCTGGAGCAGGGTCTGTCCGGGGAGTGA